The Streptosporangiales bacterium genome contains a region encoding:
- a CDS encoding DUF917 family protein, translating to MIDDEVLPAHARGCAILGTGGGGAPKIGLLAARQAIADHGPVPLVDLDDLPDDEMVMPIGMLGAPTVSIEKISNGDEGVWLRDAVEKTTGRKVAAVMPSEIGGSNGCSPIAWAAKLGLPLVDGDGMGRAFPEMPQVAMEVAGVDPSPCLMVDERRNTLVTWPTDGAWLERICRANAVAFGGRAVSSEYLMTVAQARHSVVRGSVTLAMEIGRALEDAVGDPVDSLLDKVRGFRLIEGKITDVDRRTTGGFVRGSVIVEGLRGDSGRLLRLELQNENLIALEDGQLRACVPDLITVLDTQTADAIPTELLRYGQRVTVIAFGCDPVWRTERGLALTGPRAFDYDLDYVPVEELHREAVR from the coding sequence TTGATCGACGACGAGGTGCTCCCCGCCCACGCCAGAGGCTGCGCCATCTTGGGCACCGGCGGCGGTGGGGCGCCGAAGATCGGGCTGCTCGCCGCGCGCCAGGCGATCGCCGACCACGGCCCCGTGCCGTTGGTGGACCTGGACGACCTCCCCGACGACGAGATGGTGATGCCGATCGGCATGCTCGGCGCGCCGACGGTCTCGATCGAGAAGATCAGCAACGGCGACGAGGGGGTGTGGTTGCGCGATGCCGTGGAGAAGACCACCGGGCGGAAGGTCGCCGCGGTCATGCCGTCCGAGATCGGCGGCTCGAACGGCTGCTCACCGATCGCGTGGGCGGCCAAGCTCGGGCTGCCGCTTGTGGACGGTGACGGCATGGGCCGGGCGTTCCCCGAGATGCCGCAGGTAGCCATGGAGGTCGCCGGCGTCGACCCGTCACCGTGCCTGATGGTCGACGAACGCCGCAACACGCTCGTCACCTGGCCCACCGACGGTGCCTGGCTGGAGCGGATCTGCCGCGCCAACGCGGTCGCCTTCGGCGGTCGAGCGGTCTCCAGCGAGTACCTGATGACCGTGGCCCAGGCGCGGCACAGCGTCGTACGCGGTTCCGTGACGCTGGCGATGGAGATCGGCCGGGCGCTGGAGGACGCCGTCGGCGACCCGGTCGACAGCCTGCTCGACAAGGTGCGCGGCTTCCGCCTGATCGAGGGCAAGATCACCGACGTGGACCGGCGTACGACCGGCGGGTTCGTCCGGGGTTCGGTCATCGTCGAGGGGCTGCGCGGCGACAGCGGGCGGCTGCTGCGCCTCGAGCTGCAGAACGAGAACCTGATAGCGCTGGAGGACGGCCAGCTGCGGGCGTGCGTGCCCGACCTGATCACCGTGCTCGACACACAGACCGCGGACGCCATCCCCACCGAGCTGCTCAGGTACGGTCAGCGGGTCACGGTGATCGCGTTCGGCTGCGATCCCGTCTGGCGCACCGAGCGCGGCCTCGCGCTCACCGGCCCGCGCGCCTTCGACTACGACCTCGACTACGTGCCGGTGGAGGAGCTGCACCGGGAGGCCGTCCGATGA
- a CDS encoding ABC transporter substrate-binding protein: MRTISTRLVAAVAAAALTAAMATGCTGKPAGSPVDEGDTGGKQRTFTYDTYSQVVTEWDPAISYSNEIIAMSNVYETLTRYDAETEKVEPLLATEWDSSNGGRTWTFTLRDDVTFHSGRKLTAEAAKGAIDRTRKLGKGAAYIWDAVKEVQAPESDRLVLELKYPAPMDLISSADYAAYIYDTEAAGDADLQKWFNKGNDAGTGPYTAGDWEQGEEIELTLDKYGKYWGGWSGNRYSRVVYRVVPQDTTAAQLARSGEVSFVQQMSPHLWKTFKDDKSVTRPARNSWQNLFALFNTESGPLADKRARQGMAHAIDYEGILAALKGAGTRTPGVVPDGLLGHDPRLPQYERDTAKAKQLLNAAGYGPGKKQLKLSLTYTEGDSNEQLAASLIKSNLAKLNVKLTTRGLQWPTQWAKAKSSDLKNRQDILLFYWWPDYASPYSWFINLFHTEQPPSRSTCSATVCATHSTRGG; this comes from the coding sequence ATGCGGACCATCTCCACCAGACTGGTGGCAGCGGTCGCCGCTGCGGCGCTGACCGCCGCCATGGCGACCGGCTGCACCGGCAAGCCCGCCGGCTCGCCGGTCGACGAAGGCGACACCGGCGGCAAGCAGCGCACCTTCACCTACGACACGTACTCGCAGGTGGTGACCGAGTGGGACCCGGCGATCTCGTACTCCAACGAGATCATCGCCATGAGCAACGTCTACGAGACGCTCACCCGGTACGACGCGGAGACCGAGAAGGTCGAACCACTGCTGGCGACCGAGTGGGACAGCAGCAACGGCGGCCGCACGTGGACGTTCACGCTGCGGGACGACGTCACGTTCCACAGCGGGCGCAAGCTGACCGCCGAGGCCGCGAAGGGCGCCATCGACCGCACCAGGAAGCTCGGCAAGGGCGCCGCGTACATCTGGGACGCGGTAAAGGAGGTGCAGGCACCGGAGTCCGACCGGCTGGTGCTCGAGCTGAAGTACCCGGCACCGATGGACCTGATCAGCTCCGCCGACTACGCGGCCTACATCTACGACACCGAGGCGGCCGGCGACGCCGACCTGCAGAAGTGGTTCAACAAGGGCAACGACGCGGGCACCGGCCCGTACACCGCCGGCGACTGGGAGCAGGGCGAGGAGATCGAGCTCACCCTGGACAAGTACGGGAAGTACTGGGGCGGCTGGAGCGGTAACAGGTACAGCAGGGTGGTGTACCGGGTGGTGCCGCAGGACACCACGGCGGCACAGCTCGCCAGGTCCGGCGAGGTGAGCTTCGTACAGCAGATGAGCCCGCACCTGTGGAAGACGTTCAAGGACGACAAGTCCGTGACCAGGCCGGCCCGTAACTCGTGGCAGAACCTGTTCGCGCTGTTCAACACGGAGAGCGGACCGCTCGCCGACAAGCGGGCCAGGCAGGGCATGGCGCACGCCATCGACTACGAGGGCATCCTCGCCGCGCTGAAGGGCGCGGGCACCCGCACCCCCGGCGTGGTGCCCGACGGCCTGCTCGGCCACGACCCCCGCCTGCCGCAGTACGAGCGCGACACGGCCAAGGCCAAGCAGCTGCTCAACGCCGCCGGGTACGGACCTGGCAAGAAGCAGCTGAAGCTGAGCCTCACGTACACCGAGGGCGACTCCAACGAGCAGCTCGCGGCGTCGCTGATCAAGTCGAACCTGGCGAAGCTGAACGTCAAGCTCACCACGCGCGGCCTGCAGTGGCCGACACAGTGGGCGAAGGCGAAGTCGTCGGACCTGAAGAACAGGCAGGACATCCTGCTCTTCTACTGGTGGCCCGACTACGCGTCGCCGTACTCCTGGTTCATCAACCTGTTCCACACCGAGCAACCGCCGTCGCGTTCAACCTGCTCGGCGACGGTCTGCGCGACGCACTCGACCCGAGGCGGGTGA
- a CDS encoding ATP-binding cassette domain-containing protein codes for MLEVRDLRVTFGGTTVLTGVDLDVPEGAHGVGLVGESGSGKTTIARCLVRLLDPSGGTITFDGTDVAALRGTALTAYRRRVQVVLQDPDGVLDPRMRVGPALSEVLRTHRVVARAAERDRVHELLAEVGLEAEHAKRYPHELSGGQRQRVAIARALAVEPELLVLDEPTSALDVTVQDRVLALIERLRDSRDLGYLLISHNLAVVGRLCTDVVVLYLGRVVEAGPTRQVLDRPAHRTPRRCGRPCRGSTGSSGRGSCSPASPRTRPTRRRAACSTRGARSPSTSAGRRRHHWSPVRAGRSPAIAPTRC; via the coding sequence ATGCTTGAGGTGCGCGACCTGCGGGTCACGTTCGGCGGCACGACCGTGCTGACCGGCGTGGACCTCGACGTGCCAGAAGGCGCCCACGGGGTCGGCCTGGTCGGCGAGTCCGGCTCCGGCAAGACGACCATCGCGCGTTGCTTGGTGCGGCTGCTCGACCCCAGCGGCGGCACGATCACGTTCGACGGCACCGACGTCGCCGCGCTGCGCGGTACGGCGCTCACCGCGTACCGCCGGCGGGTGCAGGTGGTGCTGCAGGACCCGGACGGCGTGCTCGACCCGCGGATGCGCGTCGGGCCCGCGCTCAGCGAGGTACTGCGCACCCACCGCGTCGTCGCGCGGGCCGCCGAACGCGACCGCGTGCACGAGCTGCTCGCCGAGGTCGGCCTGGAAGCCGAGCACGCCAAGCGGTACCCGCACGAGCTGTCCGGCGGGCAGCGGCAGCGGGTGGCGATCGCGCGGGCGCTGGCCGTCGAACCTGAGCTGCTGGTGCTGGATGAGCCGACCAGCGCCCTCGACGTCACCGTGCAGGACCGGGTGCTCGCGCTGATCGAGCGGCTGCGGGACTCCCGCGACCTCGGCTACTTGCTGATCTCGCACAACCTCGCCGTCGTCGGCCGGCTCTGCACCGACGTCGTCGTGCTCTACCTCGGTCGCGTGGTGGAGGCCGGCCCGACCAGGCAGGTACTCGACCGGCCGGCGCACCGTACACCGCGGCGCTGCGGTCGGCCGTGCCGCGGCTCGACGGGCAGCAGCGGGCGCGGATCGTGCTCCCCGGCATCCCCGCGAACCCGGCCGACCCGCCGTCGGGCTGCGTGTTCTACCCGCGGTGCCCGCTCGCCGTCGACAAGTGCCGGACGGAGGCGCCACCACTGGTCACCCGTGCGGGCCGGCAGGTCGCCTGCCATCGCGCCGACGAGGTGCTGA
- a CDS encoding ATP-binding cassette domain-containing protein, producing the protein MSLDVQDLTVAFGERTVAHVPELTVRPGHIVGLAGESGSGKSMTATAVLGLAERLGATVTGSITLDGDELVGAPEARLRAIRGRRIAMIFQSPSASFHPVLRVGEVFRRALRLHGERSKKAARRRAEEALAEVLLPAAVLDRYPHQMSGGQLQRVAIALALALRAEVLVADEPTTALDVTVQAEILTLMRRLCETDELAVLMISHDLAALAEVADHLVVMRDGEVVESGPGRSVIDEPHTSYTRELIAAVPVLEDTDA; encoded by the coding sequence ATGAGCCTGGACGTACAGGACCTCACGGTCGCCTTCGGCGAGCGTACGGTGGCGCACGTGCCTGAGCTGACCGTACGTCCCGGCCACATCGTGGGCCTGGCCGGCGAGAGCGGGTCGGGCAAGTCGATGACCGCGACGGCAGTGCTCGGCCTGGCGGAAAGGCTCGGCGCGACGGTGACCGGGAGCATCACCCTCGACGGGGACGAGCTCGTCGGTGCCCCCGAGGCCAGGCTGCGGGCGATCCGCGGCCGCCGCATCGCGATGATCTTCCAGAGCCCGAGCGCGTCGTTCCACCCGGTGCTGCGGGTGGGCGAGGTGTTCCGCCGTGCGCTGCGGCTGCACGGCGAGCGGTCCAAGAAGGCCGCACGCAGGCGCGCCGAGGAAGCACTCGCGGAAGTGCTACTGCCCGCCGCCGTGCTCGACAGGTACCCGCACCAGATGTCCGGCGGTCAGCTGCAACGGGTGGCCATCGCGTTGGCGCTCGCACTGCGCGCCGAGGTGCTGGTGGCGGACGAGCCTACGACCGCGCTCGACGTGACGGTGCAGGCGGAGATCCTCACGCTGATGCGGCGGCTGTGCGAGACCGACGAGCTGGCCGTGTTGATGATCAGCCACGACCTCGCGGCGCTGGCCGAGGTCGCCGACCACCTGGTGGTGATGCGCGACGGCGAGGTGGTGGAGTCCGGCCCCGGCCGCTCCGTCATCGACGAGCCGCACACGTCGTACACCCGCGAGCTGATCGCCGCGGTGCCGGTACTGGAGGACACCGATGCTTGA
- a CDS encoding hydantoinase/oxoprolinase family protein, which produces MTPVRVGIDIGGTFTDLVAVDADGRVHRAKTATTPRALDDAVLTVLADTGLPPETVTDLVHGSTVVVNAVTERKGARTGLLTTSGFADVLEIARTNRPALYDLSYRKPPPLVPRRLRLEADERIDHHGNVLRPLDPADVREAAEQFRAAGVGAVAVCFLHSWLEPDHEQRAAELLRTLLPDVEVVASHELSRQWREYERTSTAVLSAYVQPTVAGYLGVLGERLAGTGVTGSLYAMQSSGGVAPFDVAARAPITLLESGPVAGVTAAVALGRQLGHTDVLSFDVGGTTAKTSAVRDGRVRINTLHHVERTPSYAGYPVQAPVVDIVEVGAGGGSIVEVDAAGRLHVGPRSAGAEPGPVCYGRGGTAPTVTDANLLCGRLDPDNFLGGRMTLDVDAAEKAFDALDRQLRVGARDAARGALRYAVATMANALRLVTSRRGHDPRDFTFVAYGGNGPLHAALVARELGITRIVVPPGPGHFSAYGMLVGDLTAHAVQTHVAPLDTDVVTALLDRVTAEASQRLAAQAESVRRFVELRYRGQEHTLEIAVPDAVGAALVDRLRADFDRASQEAYAFTLDAPLEVVAARVEAVAHLDHPTAAAEADLDGAAIVEPTSRLVDFDEAGGRREASVVDRRSLTVDVELPGPCVVEEPAATTLVLPGQSVRADRHGNLLLVDHHD; this is translated from the coding sequence GTGACTCCGGTCCGGGTGGGCATCGACATCGGTGGCACGTTCACCGACCTGGTCGCCGTGGACGCGGACGGCCGGGTGCACCGGGCGAAGACCGCCACGACGCCGCGGGCGCTGGACGACGCGGTGCTCACCGTGCTCGCCGACACCGGGCTGCCGCCTGAGACCGTCACCGACCTCGTGCACGGCAGCACGGTCGTCGTCAACGCGGTGACCGAACGCAAGGGCGCCCGCACCGGCCTGCTGACCACCAGCGGCTTCGCGGACGTGCTGGAGATCGCCCGCACCAACCGGCCCGCGCTCTACGACCTGAGCTACCGGAAGCCGCCGCCACTTGTGCCGCGCAGACTGCGGCTGGAGGCCGACGAGCGCATCGACCACCACGGCAACGTGCTGCGGCCGCTCGACCCGGCCGACGTACGGGAGGCCGCCGAGCAGTTCCGCGCGGCCGGCGTCGGCGCCGTCGCCGTGTGCTTCCTGCACTCCTGGCTCGAACCCGACCACGAGCAGCGCGCGGCGGAGCTGTTGCGCACCCTGCTGCCCGACGTCGAGGTGGTTGCCTCGCACGAGCTGAGCCGCCAGTGGCGCGAGTACGAGCGCACGAGCACGGCGGTGCTCTCCGCGTACGTCCAGCCGACCGTCGCCGGCTACCTCGGCGTGCTCGGCGAACGGCTGGCCGGCACCGGCGTCACGGGTTCGCTGTACGCGATGCAGTCGTCCGGCGGGGTGGCGCCGTTCGACGTCGCGGCACGGGCGCCGATCACCCTGCTGGAGTCTGGCCCGGTCGCGGGCGTGACGGCCGCCGTGGCGCTCGGCCGGCAGCTCGGCCACACCGACGTGCTGAGCTTCGACGTCGGCGGCACGACCGCGAAGACGTCGGCCGTGCGGGACGGCCGGGTGCGGATCAACACGCTGCACCACGTCGAGCGCACCCCGAGCTACGCCGGCTACCCTGTGCAGGCACCCGTCGTGGACATCGTCGAGGTCGGTGCCGGCGGCGGCTCGATCGTGGAGGTGGACGCCGCGGGGCGCCTGCACGTCGGCCCGCGCAGCGCAGGTGCCGAACCGGGTCCGGTCTGCTACGGCCGCGGCGGCACCGCGCCCACCGTCACCGACGCGAACCTGCTGTGCGGCCGGCTCGACCCGGACAACTTCCTCGGCGGCCGGATGACGTTGGACGTGGACGCGGCGGAGAAAGCGTTCGACGCGCTCGACCGGCAGCTCCGGGTCGGCGCACGCGACGCCGCGCGGGGCGCGCTGCGCTATGCGGTCGCCACCATGGCCAACGCGCTGCGGCTGGTCACCTCGCGACGCGGGCACGACCCCCGCGACTTCACCTTCGTGGCGTACGGCGGCAACGGCCCGCTGCACGCCGCCCTCGTCGCCCGCGAGCTCGGCATCACGAGGATCGTCGTGCCGCCAGGCCCCGGACACTTCTCCGCGTACGGGATGCTCGTCGGCGACCTCACCGCACATGCGGTGCAGACACACGTCGCACCGCTCGACACGGACGTCGTCACCGCACTGCTCGACCGGGTCACGGCGGAAGCCAGCCAGCGGCTGGCCGCGCAGGCGGAGAGCGTACGGAGATTCGTCGAGCTGCGGTACCGGGGACAGGAGCACACGCTGGAGATCGCCGTGCCCGACGCCGTCGGCGCCGCGCTCGTCGACCGGCTGCGCGCCGACTTCGACCGGGCGTCGCAGGAGGCGTACGCGTTCACCCTGGACGCACCGCTCGAGGTCGTCGCGGCACGCGTCGAGGCGGTCGCGCACCTCGACCATCCCACTGCGGCGGCGGAAGCGGACCTGGACGGCGCGGCCATCGTCGAGCCGACCAGCCGGCTGGTGGACTTCGACGAGGCCGGCGGCCGGCGCGAGGCGTCGGTCGTGGACCGGCGGTCGCTCACCGTCGACGTCGAGCTGCCCGGCCCGTGCGTGGTGGAGGAGCCCGCGGCCACCACCCTCGTGCTGCCCGGACAGTCCGTCCGTGCCGACCGGCACGGCAACCTGCTGCTGGTGGATCACCATGACTGA
- a CDS encoding hydantoinase B/oxoprolinase family protein, producing MTDPFVDDILREAFLAVADEMFVSLQRTSQSPVVYEVLDCGVGLTDAHGELVSQGNGVAGFLALLGEAVQATLVRVPDLQPDDVVVTNDPYAGGGTHLSDIAMVRPIFYAGELVAFAAAKAHWTEVGGKDPGSWSATSTNVHQEGLQLPFVRAYRRGELDADIAAIIRANSRLPEQALGDLTAQAACLEVAQRRVHALCDRYGPATVTSAMRSALDRSEVLARAAIRQLPDGTYLASDLADRDGLGNGPFPVQVRVEVAGDEIHVDFTGSHPQVAGPINCTRSGLHSGVHTVVKAITGPHEPASDGWFRPLTVTCPDGTLFTATRPAPVGSYFESTEIASDLVWRALADACQDHLTAGHFLSVCATSIALTHPGTGEPALLVEPHAGGWGAGADHDGQSGLVSVGDGETYVIPVEVAEQRYGVRVERYAIHPGAGAGAHRGGFGLVREYRILSESATLTAALGRHDVPPWGHAGGEPGTPNRIEVVPAEGGEPRTFGKAAGVPLRRGDLVRIITGGGGGWGDPADRAPAAVEADLADGYQP from the coding sequence ATGACTGACCCGTTCGTCGACGACATCCTGCGCGAAGCGTTCCTCGCCGTCGCGGACGAGATGTTCGTGTCGCTGCAACGCACCTCGCAGAGCCCGGTGGTGTACGAGGTGCTCGACTGCGGGGTCGGGCTCACCGACGCGCACGGCGAGCTGGTGTCGCAGGGCAACGGGGTCGCTGGCTTCCTCGCGCTGCTCGGCGAGGCTGTGCAGGCGACGCTTGTCAGGGTGCCCGACCTGCAGCCGGACGACGTGGTGGTCACCAATGACCCGTACGCCGGCGGCGGCACCCACCTCAGCGACATCGCCATGGTGCGGCCGATCTTCTACGCCGGCGAGCTGGTGGCGTTCGCCGCGGCCAAGGCGCACTGGACCGAGGTGGGCGGCAAGGACCCGGGCTCGTGGAGCGCGACGAGCACCAACGTCCACCAGGAGGGTCTCCAGCTGCCGTTCGTCCGCGCGTACCGCCGCGGCGAGCTGGACGCGGACATCGCGGCCATCATCCGCGCGAACAGCAGGCTGCCCGAGCAGGCACTCGGCGACCTCACGGCGCAGGCGGCCTGCCTGGAGGTGGCGCAGCGGCGGGTGCACGCGCTGTGCGACAGGTACGGCCCGGCGACCGTCACTTCCGCCATGCGCAGTGCGCTGGACCGCAGCGAGGTGCTCGCGCGCGCTGCCATCCGCCAGCTGCCCGACGGCACGTACCTGGCTAGCGACCTGGCCGACCGCGACGGGCTCGGCAACGGCCCGTTCCCCGTCCAGGTCCGCGTAGAGGTGGCCGGCGACGAGATCCACGTCGACTTCACCGGCAGCCACCCGCAGGTGGCCGGGCCGATCAACTGCACCCGCAGCGGCCTGCACTCCGGTGTGCACACGGTCGTCAAGGCGATCACCGGGCCGCACGAGCCGGCCAGCGACGGCTGGTTCAGGCCGCTGACCGTCACCTGTCCGGACGGCACGCTCTTCACCGCGACCCGACCGGCCCCCGTCGGTTCGTACTTCGAGAGCACGGAGATCGCCAGCGACCTGGTGTGGCGTGCGCTCGCCGACGCATGCCAGGACCACCTGACGGCGGGGCACTTCCTCTCCGTCTGCGCCACCTCGATCGCGCTCACCCACCCGGGCACCGGGGAGCCAGCGCTGCTCGTCGAGCCACACGCCGGGGGCTGGGGAGCCGGCGCCGACCACGACGGGCAGAGCGGCCTGGTCTCCGTCGGCGACGGCGAGACGTACGTGATCCCCGTCGAGGTCGCCGAGCAACGGTACGGCGTGCGCGTCGAGCGGTACGCGATCCACCCGGGAGCGGGCGCGGGCGCGCACCGCGGCGGCTTCGGGCTGGTGCGCGAGTACCGGATCCTGTCCGAGTCGGCCACGTTGACCGCGGCGCTCGGACGGCACGACGTACCGCCGTGGGGCCACGCCGGCGGCGAGCCCGGCACCCCGAACCGGATCGAGGTCGTCCCCGCCGAAGGCGGTGAGCCGCGGACGTTCGGCAAGGCCGCAGGCGTACCTCTGCGCCGCGGCGACCTGGTGCGGATCATCACCGGCGGTGGCGGTGGCTGGGGCGACCCGGCCGACCGCGCGCCCGCCGCGGTGGAAGCCGACCTGGCCGACGGCTACCAGCCCTGA
- a CDS encoding PucR family transcriptional regulator — protein sequence MRTFAEVLHFPGLAGVTVLAGEPARVHPAAVVVVERLADLRALAAGSVAVLSDLATADAWGYRLDVAVREVAAVRVAGLVLTGARAPAQVPATVAGMAECAGVVVLRADQEPLADLVVSLSAALVGGPGEQLRVVASAHAALADLERRGAEDPLAEATRVASDALGRPVAQQYDAGTQTAEQVAETVECEGEPTRWLVVDAGAADQVTARLVLTLAAGAAGAAGRLLAANRRREDVPVRSRSAVLGEVLVASGERLSRLLDTARAVGMPIDGWHEVVRIEFDDGRGRALDEVSRFALLESATRLALQVARASGRTWNVAQADGAVVLVRTSRYDPGTAGTRDTAAVADRVLARLADLAPGGAQWCGIGTAHDGATGLLASAAEARAAVSKGRALGRAGQSVVYDLTGLGRMLVDWYASDSARQAVHDLLRPLEALDRHRAEAAIETLHVYLDERGSTSRAGERLHLHRNAVTYRIKSITDLLGVDLDDADQRLALQLACRARLFR from the coding sequence GTGCGAACCTTTGCCGAGGTGCTCCACTTCCCCGGTCTCGCCGGCGTGACGGTGCTGGCCGGCGAGCCGGCACGCGTACACCCGGCGGCCGTCGTCGTGGTCGAGCGGCTCGCCGACCTGCGCGCGCTCGCCGCCGGCAGCGTCGCGGTGCTGTCCGATCTCGCCACCGCCGACGCGTGGGGCTACCGGCTGGACGTCGCCGTACGTGAGGTGGCCGCGGTCCGGGTCGCCGGCCTGGTGCTCACCGGTGCCCGGGCGCCCGCCCAGGTGCCCGCCACGGTCGCGGGCATGGCCGAGTGTGCGGGTGTCGTCGTGCTGCGCGCCGACCAGGAGCCGCTGGCCGACCTGGTGGTGTCGCTGTCCGCCGCGCTCGTCGGCGGGCCCGGGGAACAGCTGCGGGTCGTCGCGTCGGCGCACGCCGCACTTGCGGACCTGGAGCGGCGCGGGGCGGAGGACCCGCTGGCCGAGGCGACCCGGGTCGCGTCCGACGCCCTCGGCCGGCCGGTGGCGCAGCAGTACGACGCCGGTACGCAGACCGCCGAGCAGGTCGCGGAAACGGTGGAGTGCGAGGGCGAGCCGACCCGCTGGCTGGTCGTGGACGCCGGTGCGGCCGACCAGGTCACCGCGCGGCTCGTGCTCACGCTCGCGGCAGGTGCGGCAGGTGCGGCAGGACGGCTGCTCGCCGCCAACCGGCGCAGGGAGGACGTGCCGGTGCGCTCGCGCTCCGCGGTGCTCGGCGAGGTGCTCGTGGCCAGCGGCGAGCGGCTGTCGCGGCTGCTGGACACGGCGCGCGCCGTCGGGATGCCGATCGACGGCTGGCACGAGGTCGTCCGGATCGAGTTCGACGACGGTCGGGGACGTGCACTCGACGAGGTCAGCCGCTTCGCGCTGCTGGAGTCGGCCACCCGGCTGGCGTTGCAGGTCGCGCGGGCCAGTGGCCGCACCTGGAACGTGGCGCAGGCCGATGGCGCCGTCGTGCTGGTACGCACGAGCAGGTACGACCCGGGCACTGCCGGCACCCGCGACACCGCGGCGGTCGCCGACCGGGTGCTCGCCCGGCTGGCCGACCTCGCGCCCGGCGGCGCGCAGTGGTGCGGCATCGGCACCGCGCACGACGGCGCGACCGGCCTGCTCGCGAGCGCTGCGGAGGCACGGGCGGCAGTATCCAAGGGGCGTGCGCTCGGACGTGCCGGTCAGTCGGTCGTTTACGACCTCACCGGCCTCGGCCGGATGCTGGTCGACTGGTACGCGTCTGACTCCGCCCGCCAGGCCGTGCACGACCTGCTGCGCCCGCTCGAGGCGCTCGACCGGCACCGGGCGGAGGCGGCGATCGAGACGTTGCACGTCTACCTGGACGAGCGCGGCTCGACATCCCGCGCGGGCGAGCGGCTGCACTTGCACAGGAATGCGGTGACGTACCGGATCAAGTCGATCACCGACCTGCTCGGCGTGGACCTCGACGACGCCGACCAGCGGCTCGCACTCCAGCTGGCCTGCCGCGCCCGCCTATTCCGCTGA